In Pecten maximus unplaced genomic scaffold, xPecMax1.1, whole genome shotgun sequence, the DNA window GCtaattgtatataattgaaCACATAGATTAATAAGCAACAAGATATTTGCGTGTTTTCGAGGCATATCATATGAACACTTTTTGAGAAAAGTGGGtggccctgaaaagggccgtttttgTTTGTGCAGAATGACACTGGAACCGTCTACTTGGCGGGTTTCTGGGTCTTCTTGGGGAGAAGAACAGCCTGGATGTTGGGCAGAACACCACCCTGTGCGATGGTGACACCGGACAGCAGTTTGTTCAACTCCTCGTCGTTCCTGATGGCCAACTGGAGATGACGGGGGATGATCCTGGTCTTCTTGTTATCTCTGGCGGCGTTTCCTGCCAATTCCAAAACTTCAGCAGCTA includes these proteins:
- the LOC117319755 gene encoding histone H2A; translation: MSGRGKGGKVKGKAKSRSSRAGLQFPVGRIHRLLRKGNYAERVGAGAPVYLAAVLEYLAAEVLELAGNAARDNKKTRIIPRHLQLAIRNDEELNKLLSGVTIAQGGVLPNIQAVLLPKKTQKPAK